In Nonomuraea sp. NBC_00507, the following are encoded in one genomic region:
- a CDS encoding citryl-CoA lyase: MSERAEVPPRASGGDVEAEVAGWWATAVSRIEPDVIELRGQPVQDLIGRIGLTEMIWLMLRGERPDPRRAALLEAALVSSVDHGPHAPSIAVARMAATCGVGLNNAVATGVNLLGDVHGGAGEQCVTLLEEVAGDGDAAAVVARWRARDKYLPGFGHRFHRRDPRRDPLLGLVAEAVADGVVPGAHLRAAIEVERLIEPVPMNIDGATAVVYAELGFPAPLARGLFVLSRSVGILAHAWEESGQGRRNKGPIPPSILPAWL; the protein is encoded by the coding sequence ATGAGCGAGCGAGCCGAGGTCCCTCCCCGTGCCTCAGGCGGCGACGTCGAAGCCGAGGTGGCCGGCTGGTGGGCGACCGCGGTGTCGAGGATCGAGCCCGATGTCATCGAGCTGCGGGGTCAGCCGGTCCAGGACCTCATCGGGCGCATCGGCCTCACCGAGATGATCTGGCTCATGCTCCGGGGCGAGCGGCCCGATCCGCGCCGGGCGGCGTTGCTGGAGGCGGCGCTGGTCTCGTCGGTCGATCATGGGCCGCACGCGCCGTCGATCGCCGTCGCCCGGATGGCCGCCACCTGCGGGGTGGGGCTCAACAACGCCGTCGCCACGGGTGTCAACCTGCTCGGCGACGTGCACGGCGGCGCCGGCGAGCAATGCGTCACGCTGCTGGAGGAAGTGGCCGGTGACGGAGACGCGGCCGCCGTGGTCGCCCGCTGGCGTGCGCGTGACAAATACCTGCCCGGCTTCGGGCATCGGTTCCACCGGCGCGATCCGCGCCGCGACCCGCTACTCGGCCTCGTGGCCGAAGCGGTCGCGGACGGGGTGGTGCCGGGCGCGCACCTGCGTGCCGCGATCGAGGTCGAGCGGCTGATCGAGCCGGTGCCGATGAACATCGACGGGGCGACCGCCGTGGTCTACGCCGAGCTCGGCTTTCCCGCGCCGCTGGCGCGCGGGCTCTTCGTGCTCAGCAGGTCTGTCGGGATCCTGGCCCACGCCTGGGAGGAGAGCGGCCAGGGGCGGAGGAACAAGGGGCCGATCCCGCCGTCCATCCTGCCGGCCTGGCTTTGA
- a CDS encoding pirin family protein, with protein MSNVEAEPVEMRCGEPVDDGRLAEEPSVDVLSARDVPLGGPRAMSVRRTLPQRGRTLIGAWCFADHYGPDDVARTGGMEVPPHPHTGLQTVSWLFSGEVEHRDSLGSHAFIRPGEMNLMTGGYGIAHSEVSTPRTTVLHGVQLWVALPEEHRNAGRDFQHHVPEPVRIDGAEIRVFLGSLAGDVSPVRTFTPLLGAEITLEPHAAITLAVDTAFEHGLLVDSGHVRVAGALLRPAELGYVRPGIDALELTNASDGPARAILLGGTPFKEEIVMWWNFIGRTHEDIVRAREDWEASSDRFGVVDGYPGNRLHAPVLPNATIKPRGNPPHGQLRPKGTS; from the coding sequence GTGAGCAACGTGGAAGCCGAGCCTGTCGAAATGCGGTGCGGAGAGCCGGTGGACGACGGGCGCCTGGCTGAGGAGCCGTCGGTTGACGTGCTCTCTGCGCGGGACGTGCCTCTGGGCGGGCCGCGGGCGATGTCCGTACGGCGGACGCTGCCACAGCGGGGCCGGACGTTGATCGGAGCCTGGTGCTTCGCCGATCACTACGGCCCCGACGACGTGGCCCGGACGGGCGGCATGGAGGTCCCGCCGCATCCGCACACCGGCCTGCAGACGGTGAGCTGGCTCTTCAGCGGGGAGGTCGAACACCGCGACAGCCTCGGCAGTCACGCCTTCATCCGTCCCGGTGAGATGAACCTCATGACCGGCGGGTACGGCATCGCCCACTCGGAGGTCTCCACTCCGCGCACCACCGTCCTCCACGGCGTCCAGTTGTGGGTGGCGCTCCCCGAAGAGCACCGCAACGCCGGACGGGACTTCCAGCACCACGTACCCGAACCCGTGCGGATCGACGGGGCCGAGATCAGGGTGTTCCTGGGCTCGCTCGCCGGAGACGTCTCCCCCGTGCGGACCTTCACCCCGCTGCTCGGCGCCGAGATCACCCTCGAACCGCATGCGGCGATCACCCTCGCCGTGGACACGGCGTTCGAGCACGGCCTTCTCGTGGACAGCGGGCACGTCCGCGTCGCCGGCGCCCTGCTGCGCCCGGCGGAGCTCGGCTACGTCCGCCCCGGCATCGACGCCCTGGAGCTGACGAACGCGTCAGACGGCCCGGCCCGGGCGATCCTGCTCGGCGGCACTCCGTTCAAGGAAGAGATCGTCATGTGGTGGAACTTCATCGGCCGCACGCATGAGGACATCGTCCGGGCGCGCGAGGACTGGGAGGCCTCCTCCGACCGTTTCGGCGTCGTTGACGGATATCCGGGGAACCGCCTTCACGCGCCCGTCCTGCCCAACGCCACCATCAAGCCGCGCGGAAATCCACCGCATGGCCAGCTCCGCCCGAAAGGCACCTCATGA
- a CDS encoding DoxX family protein, with protein sequence MNIVLWVVSALLALVFLGAGGAKLAQSKEKLIASPNMAWAEDFPPGALKTIGALEVLGAIGLILPPALGIVPMLAPLAALGLAVTMIGAILTHARRKESQPVVINLVLLALALFVAWGRFGPYPFA encoded by the coding sequence GTGAACATCGTTTTGTGGGTCGTCTCCGCTCTGCTGGCGCTCGTCTTCCTCGGCGCCGGTGGCGCGAAGCTGGCTCAATCGAAGGAAAAGCTCATCGCTTCGCCGAACATGGCCTGGGCGGAGGACTTCCCGCCCGGCGCGCTCAAGACGATCGGCGCGCTGGAGGTGCTGGGCGCGATCGGGCTGATCCTGCCCCCGGCGCTCGGCATCGTTCCGATGCTCGCGCCGCTGGCCGCCCTCGGGCTGGCGGTGACGATGATCGGCGCCATCCTCACACACGCCCGGCGCAAGGAGTCCCAGCCGGTCGTGATCAACCTGGTGCTGCTCGCACTGGCCCTGTTCGTGGCCTGGGGCCGCTTCGGCCCGTACCCCTTCGCCTGA
- a CDS encoding NmrA/HSCARG family protein: MADKRVIAVVGATGAQGGGLARAILADGGAFTVRALTRNAASDKARELAAQGAEVVEADIRDEARLTEAFDGATHAYLVTNFWEHMSPEQEKQDAATMARAAEKAGLRHVIWSTLDDTRDHIPLDDERMPTLMGQYKVPHFDAKAEADRFFIDAGVPTTFLRTTFYWESLLGRLAPKRGEDGRLVLALPMADGKLAGIASEDIGKTAYGIFKRGDELAGRTVSIAGEHLTGVEMAAHLSKALGEEVGYVPVPFDAMRAQPWPAAAELGNMFQFYAQVPQFVTDRDLDVVRGLNPELQNFEQWLAAHKTALAGI, translated from the coding sequence GTGGCGGACAAGAGAGTGATCGCGGTGGTCGGCGCGACCGGGGCGCAAGGCGGCGGGCTGGCGAGGGCGATCTTGGCTGATGGCGGCGCGTTCACGGTGCGGGCGCTGACCCGTAATGCGGCCTCGGACAAGGCGCGGGAACTGGCCGCCCAAGGAGCCGAAGTGGTCGAGGCCGACATCCGGGACGAGGCGCGGCTGACGGAGGCGTTCGACGGGGCCACCCACGCATACCTGGTGACGAACTTCTGGGAGCACATGTCGCCGGAGCAGGAGAAGCAGGACGCCGCGACGATGGCGCGGGCAGCCGAGAAGGCCGGGCTGCGCCACGTCATCTGGTCGACGCTGGATGACACCCGCGACCACATCCCCCTCGACGACGAGCGCATGCCGACGCTGATGGGCCAGTACAAGGTGCCGCACTTCGACGCCAAGGCCGAGGCCGACCGGTTCTTCATCGACGCCGGGGTGCCGACCACGTTCCTGCGGACCACGTTCTACTGGGAGAGCCTCCTCGGCCGGCTGGCGCCGAAGCGGGGAGAGGACGGGCGGCTCGTGCTCGCCCTGCCGATGGCCGACGGCAAGCTCGCCGGCATCGCGTCCGAAGACATCGGGAAGACCGCCTACGGCATCTTCAAGCGGGGCGACGAGCTCGCCGGCCGGACCGTCAGCATCGCCGGTGAGCACCTGACCGGCGTGGAGATGGCCGCGCACCTCAGCAAGGCGCTGGGCGAAGAGGTCGGCTACGTGCCGGTGCCGTTCGATGCCATGCGCGCGCAGCCCTGGCCCGCCGCCGCCGAGCTGGGGAACATGTTCCAGTTCTATGCGCAGGTGCCGCAGTTCGTGACCGACCGCGACCTCGACGTCGTCCGCGGCCTCAACCCGGAACTGCAGAACTTCGAGCAGTGGCTGGCGGCGCACAAGACCGCCCTCGCCGGCATCTGA
- a CDS encoding aromatic ring-hydroxylating oxygenase subunit alpha, whose protein sequence is MTPDSIPEIDHISAGYDPDPALSMSLHADAYTDPQWFDVDQRAIFARTWQWLCHVEKLREPGSYMTGTAAGMPIVAVRDEAGTLRAFYNVCKHRAHELLSGTGVRRSIVCPCHAWTFDLTGRLRRARNTGDMPGFDTSTVCLDQIQVTEFGGMVYVNLDPEAAPLPEQAGGLEAEIQARAPDVAKLTLARRLTYDIASNWKNVVDNFLECYHCHVAHKDFVSLVDMSTYKVTTYGIYSSHMAQAGTTENSAYDVSRATVTEHAVWWLWPNTCLLRYPGRGNFMVLQIIPDGPERTREIWDFYLETAEPDEAELDSIRYIDEVLQVEDIALVESVQRGMRTPAFTQGKIVYDPNGSGLSEHAVHHFHGLILDAYRHELGRSRTTS, encoded by the coding sequence GTGACGCCGGATTCGATCCCCGAAATCGACCACATCTCAGCCGGATACGACCCTGACCCTGCACTGTCGATGTCGTTGCACGCCGACGCCTACACCGATCCTCAATGGTTCGACGTCGACCAGCGGGCGATCTTCGCTCGTACGTGGCAGTGGCTGTGCCATGTCGAGAAGCTTCGGGAGCCGGGAAGCTATATGACGGGCACGGCGGCCGGCATGCCCATCGTCGCCGTCCGGGACGAGGCCGGAACGCTGCGGGCGTTCTACAACGTGTGCAAGCACCGGGCGCACGAACTGCTGTCCGGCACCGGCGTCCGGCGCAGCATCGTGTGCCCCTGTCACGCCTGGACCTTCGACCTGACCGGCCGGTTGAGGCGAGCGCGCAACACCGGTGACATGCCGGGCTTCGACACCTCCACGGTATGCCTGGACCAGATCCAGGTCACCGAGTTCGGGGGCATGGTCTACGTCAACCTCGATCCCGAGGCGGCCCCTCTGCCGGAGCAGGCCGGGGGCCTCGAGGCGGAGATCCAGGCAAGGGCGCCGGACGTGGCCAAGCTGACCCTCGCCCGCCGCCTCACCTATGACATCGCCTCCAACTGGAAGAACGTCGTCGACAACTTCCTGGAGTGCTACCACTGCCATGTGGCCCACAAAGACTTCGTGTCCCTGGTCGACATGAGCACCTACAAGGTCACCACCTACGGGATCTACTCGAGCCACATGGCGCAGGCCGGTACAACGGAGAACTCCGCCTACGACGTGTCACGCGCGACGGTCACCGAGCATGCGGTCTGGTGGCTGTGGCCCAACACCTGCCTGCTGCGCTATCCCGGCCGGGGGAACTTCATGGTGCTGCAGATCATCCCTGACGGCCCGGAACGGACTCGCGAAATCTGGGACTTCTATCTGGAGACCGCGGAGCCCGACGAGGCCGAGCTGGACAGCATCCGGTACATCGACGAGGTTCTCCAGGTGGAGGACATCGCCTTGGTGGAAAGCGTCCAGCGCGGAATGCGCACCCCCGCGTTCACCCAGGGGAAGATTGTATATGACCCCAACGGGTCCGGGTTGTCGGAGCACGCGGTCCACCATTTCCATGGCCTCATCCTCGATGCCTACCGACACGAGCTCGGACGATCCCGCACAACCTCCTGA
- a CDS encoding flavodoxin, with the protein MATAQLSGCAPSSPRRPTSRPADRPAPSSPAAKSILLAYFSRPGENYYYGQRRFLGVGNTEVLAQMISSRIDCDLYRIQPADPYPEDYSETVERNVQEQDADARPAIAGPLPTLDRYDTVLLASPIWNVRAPMIMTTFTEKLDVRGKTVFPLTTHAMSGLGTTERDYAASCPGARFGEGLAIRGEEVNDAQAEVDSWLQRTGLRRA; encoded by the coding sequence ATGGCCACTGCCCAGCTGAGCGGTTGCGCCCCATCTTCGCCCCGCCGGCCCACATCGAGACCGGCAGACCGGCCCGCCCCCTCCAGCCCGGCCGCGAAGTCCATCCTGCTGGCCTACTTCTCCCGCCCTGGCGAGAACTATTACTACGGACAGCGTCGTTTCCTCGGCGTGGGCAACACCGAGGTCCTGGCCCAGATGATCAGCAGCCGCATCGACTGTGACCTCTACCGCATCCAACCCGCCGACCCCTACCCCGAGGACTACTCAGAGACCGTCGAGCGCAATGTCCAGGAGCAAGACGCCGACGCCCGCCCAGCGATCGCCGGCCCTCTGCCCACGCTCGACCGCTACGACACGGTGCTGCTCGCCAGCCCCATCTGGAACGTCCGAGCACCCATGATCATGACGACGTTCACCGAGAAGCTCGACGTCCGCGGCAAGACCGTCTTCCCCCTCACGACACACGCCATGAGCGGGCTGGGAACGACTGAGCGCGACTACGCCGCCTCATGCCCAGGCGCGCGCTTCGGGGAAGGGCTCGCCATACGTGGCGAAGAAGTCAACGACGCCCAAGCCGAGGTCGACTCATGGCTGCAACGCACCGGCCTCCGCCGAGCATGA
- a CDS encoding MFS transporter has product MSQPGTASAPGRTPAWRYAIGMFGTSIPINMIKGSMIVFYVDILGLDVRAYGVVMVIYAVIDALDNPLLGHLSDRTRSRFGRRRPWLLVGAPMLAACMVAFFSAPTSLEGIGLVLWFAVFAILCEAFDSMLNANYGALLPELYPRERDRAAANSLRQGFQLVALVISLAVTPLLTTSVFGTEESTQGFQITAIIYGAVALVVIVFMALGARERPRYSTRERPLLLPSVWSIVRNPTFWTVGLTGACYGMAMALVLAGIQLYVRYSLGLPVANAFYLQGIVILVSAGGLVVWTRVVARRGALWTWRLAFAVLAASFAALFFATDLVTAIAAGVLVGAGWSGMLATNDLIVARVLDADAARNGEHREGLFLSAFGFFGRLNGIVTGLALTSLGVFFGYNSGDDPGADPGLAFRVYLCVYPFVLTTIGAVAARLISVPIETPPEAAEPVEPPPPGPVDESAVERPR; this is encoded by the coding sequence GTGTCCCAGCCCGGTACGGCCTCCGCCCCGGGGCGGACTCCCGCGTGGCGCTACGCGATCGGGATGTTCGGCACATCCATCCCGATCAACATGATCAAAGGGTCGATGATCGTCTTCTACGTCGACATTCTCGGGCTTGACGTGCGGGCTTACGGCGTGGTCATGGTGATCTACGCGGTCATCGACGCGCTCGACAACCCGCTGCTCGGCCACCTCTCCGACCGCACCCGGAGCCGGTTCGGCCGGCGCCGCCCGTGGCTGCTCGTCGGCGCGCCGATGCTCGCGGCCTGCATGGTCGCATTCTTCTCCGCGCCGACGTCTCTGGAGGGCATCGGCCTCGTGCTCTGGTTCGCGGTGTTCGCGATCCTGTGCGAGGCCTTCGACTCGATGCTCAACGCCAACTACGGCGCGCTGCTCCCCGAGCTCTACCCGCGGGAGCGCGACCGCGCCGCGGCCAACAGTCTGCGCCAGGGCTTCCAGCTCGTGGCGCTCGTGATCTCGCTCGCGGTCACCCCGTTGCTCACGACGAGCGTGTTCGGCACCGAGGAATCCACCCAAGGCTTCCAGATCACAGCGATCATCTATGGCGCGGTCGCGCTCGTCGTGATCGTGTTCATGGCGCTCGGCGCGCGCGAGCGTCCCCGCTACTCCACGCGCGAGCGGCCGCTGCTGCTGCCGAGCGTATGGTCGATCGTGCGCAACCCGACGTTCTGGACGGTCGGGCTCACCGGCGCCTGTTACGGGATGGCCATGGCGCTCGTCCTCGCGGGCATCCAGCTGTATGTCCGCTACTCGCTCGGGCTCCCGGTCGCGAACGCGTTCTACCTCCAGGGCATCGTCATCCTCGTCTCGGCCGGCGGCCTGGTGGTGTGGACGCGCGTCGTCGCGCGCCGCGGCGCGCTGTGGACCTGGCGGCTCGCCTTCGCGGTCCTCGCGGCCAGCTTCGCGGCCTTGTTCTTCGCCACCGACCTCGTTACCGCGATCGCCGCGGGGGTGCTCGTCGGGGCCGGGTGGTCGGGAATGCTCGCGACGAACGACCTCATAGTCGCGCGGGTGCTGGACGCCGACGCCGCGCGTAACGGGGAGCATCGGGAAGGGCTCTTCCTGTCCGCGTTCGGCTTCTTCGGCCGGCTCAACGGGATCGTGACCGGACTCGCGCTCACCTCGCTGGGCGTGTTCTTCGGCTACAACTCGGGCGACGATCCCGGCGCCGACCCCGGGCTCGCGTTCCGGGTGTACTTATGCGTGTACCCGTTCGTGCTGACGACGATCGGCGCGGTCGCGGCGCGCCTCATCTCGGTCCCGATCGAGACACCGCCTGAGGCGGCTGAGCCGGTCGAACCGCCGCCCCCCGGTCCCGTGGACGAGTCCGCCGTGGAGCGCCCCCGATGA
- a CDS encoding IclR family transcriptional regulator has product MRSVQRAFDILSLLTEDRRTLTIREVVDETGLAKTTALRLLQTLEHMGLLWATHKGYTAGPALWRWAHLARSAWELPPETVQLMRELGARHRETVNLYVLRDVHRICIAQQESPQPLRHVVRVGDELPLWAGASSKILLKDAPERLLLRVARSSPYGQAHVATLRDWIDQAARDGYAASHGEREPGLSAVAVAVTGGSRATVAALTLSGPTIRFTEDRVQEFAADLREAAKRMSERGFDHPLT; this is encoded by the coding sequence GTGCGCAGCGTCCAGCGCGCGTTCGACATTCTCTCGCTGCTCACCGAGGACCGACGGACGTTGACGATTCGCGAGGTCGTCGACGAGACCGGCCTGGCCAAGACCACTGCGCTGCGCCTCCTGCAGACCCTGGAGCATATGGGCCTGTTGTGGGCCACGCACAAGGGCTACACGGCCGGGCCCGCGCTGTGGCGCTGGGCCCACCTGGCCCGCTCGGCATGGGAGCTGCCGCCGGAGACCGTCCAGCTCATGCGCGAGCTGGGCGCCCGGCATCGGGAGACCGTCAATCTCTACGTGCTGCGCGACGTGCATCGCATCTGCATCGCCCAGCAGGAGAGCCCGCAGCCGCTGCGCCACGTGGTGCGCGTCGGCGACGAGCTGCCCCTGTGGGCGGGCGCCTCCTCGAAGATCCTGCTCAAGGACGCGCCCGAGCGGCTGCTCCTGCGGGTGGCCCGTTCCTCTCCTTACGGTCAGGCGCACGTGGCGACGTTGCGGGACTGGATCGATCAGGCGGCGCGCGACGGTTACGCGGCCAGTCACGGCGAACGCGAGCCGGGCCTGTCGGCGGTGGCCGTCGCGGTCACGGGCGGCTCGCGGGCGACGGTGGCGGCGCTGACGCTGAGCGGCCCCACGATCCGCTTCACCGAAGATCGCGTACAGGAATTCGCCGCGGACCTGCGCGAGGCGGCGAAGCGGATGTCGGAGCGCGGGTTCGACCATCCTCTGACTTGA
- a CDS encoding carbohydrate deacetylase, with amino-acid sequence MTRRVVITADDLGREPGTTEVIAALLAEGHVTATTLICVSPAAERAAKQVRELGVVPRLHVTLTSERGLPRWRPLNGAASLVDPDGTLSDDPLVLGARGEAQDVIREADAQLHWMRDRGPLPEAADSHAGTLYGLHGRSWLAEALEWCAHHGLAFRLPRDPEPYFGGPLPPALAAAHERAVALADALGVAIPQTIATNRRSAPELGSYERLRDDYLRRLAALPEGTSELFLHPSREDAVTGPDGIVRTWEARLLRDPVWHKALEKESVEVVGGWWGRRRSRDR; translated from the coding sequence ATGACCCGCCGCGTCGTGATCACCGCCGACGATCTCGGCCGGGAACCCGGGACGACCGAGGTCATCGCCGCTCTGCTCGCCGAGGGACATGTCACCGCGACGACCCTCATCTGCGTCTCGCCGGCCGCGGAGCGAGCCGCGAAGCAGGTCCGGGAGCTCGGCGTCGTGCCGCGGCTGCACGTGACCCTCACGAGCGAGCGCGGCCTCCCGCGCTGGCGGCCCCTCAACGGCGCGGCGAGCCTCGTCGATCCGGACGGGACGCTCAGTGACGATCCGCTGGTTCTCGGAGCCCGCGGCGAGGCCCAGGATGTCATCCGGGAGGCGGACGCACAGCTGCACTGGATGCGCGACCGGGGTCCCCTGCCCGAGGCGGCCGACTCCCACGCCGGCACCCTCTACGGCCTGCACGGCAGATCGTGGCTCGCCGAGGCGCTTGAGTGGTGTGCGCACCACGGCCTTGCTTTCCGGCTGCCCCGCGACCCGGAGCCGTACTTCGGCGGGCCGCTCCCGCCGGCGCTCGCGGCAGCGCACGAGCGCGCCGTCGCCCTGGCCGACGCACTCGGCGTGGCCATCCCGCAGACGATCGCGACCAACCGGCGCAGCGCACCCGAGCTCGGATCCTACGAGCGACTGCGGGACGACTACCTCCGCCGGCTCGCGGCCCTCCCCGAGGGCACGAGCGAGTTGTTCCTGCACCCGTCCCGCGAGGACGCGGTCACAGGACCGGACGGCATCGTGCGGACCTGGGAGGCGCGGCTGCTGCGGGATCCGGTGTGGCACAAGGCCCTCGAGAAGGAGAGCGTCGAGGTCGTCGGAGGCTGGTGGGGACGTCGGCGGTCACGGGATCGGTGA
- a CDS encoding CaiB/BaiF CoA transferase family protein — MQQLPLDGVKVVDLTNVLAGPYCSYQLMLFGAEVVKVELPGTGDLARRLGPDPELNRARMGASFLAQNAGKKSVELDLKSRAGRAAFESMVTDADVLLENFRAGVMSRLGYGWDRLRELNPGLVYCAISGFGQSGPMSGAPAYDQIIQGLSGMMSVTGTADTAPLRVGFPICDTIGGLMAALAISAALAGRYRSGRGCHLDLSMLESSMSAMGWTVSNYLISGVEPEPMGDQNATAAPSGTFETADGPLNIAANQQAQFETLCRLIGRPDLPADPRFAEREARKTHRQDLNRELNQALRAKTALEWEEMLAREGVPAARILTVPQALALHQVRQRGFLTEVPFAGAGERQVTVTGNGVVVDGVALRPRGSAPRLGEHNDEFGVAS, encoded by the coding sequence ATGCAGCAGTTGCCACTGGACGGCGTCAAGGTCGTGGACCTGACCAACGTTCTGGCCGGGCCGTACTGCAGTTATCAACTGATGCTGTTCGGCGCGGAGGTGGTCAAGGTGGAGTTGCCCGGCACCGGGGATCTCGCCCGGCGGCTCGGTCCCGACCCTGAGCTCAATCGCGCGCGGATGGGCGCATCCTTCCTGGCCCAGAACGCCGGCAAGAAGTCGGTCGAGCTCGACCTGAAGAGCCGAGCCGGGCGGGCCGCCTTCGAGTCCATGGTCACCGATGCCGACGTCCTGCTGGAGAACTTCAGGGCCGGGGTGATGAGCAGGCTCGGCTACGGCTGGGACCGCCTGCGCGAGCTCAACCCCGGCCTGGTCTACTGCGCCATTTCCGGCTTCGGGCAGAGCGGGCCGATGAGCGGGGCCCCCGCCTACGACCAGATCATCCAAGGGTTGTCCGGCATGATGAGCGTCACCGGCACCGCTGACACCGCCCCGCTGCGGGTGGGGTTCCCGATCTGCGACACCATCGGCGGGCTGATGGCCGCTCTGGCGATCTCCGCCGCGCTGGCCGGACGATACCGCAGCGGGCGTGGCTGCCATCTGGACCTGTCCATGCTGGAGTCGTCGATGTCGGCGATGGGCTGGACCGTGTCCAACTACCTGATCAGCGGTGTCGAGCCTGAGCCGATGGGCGACCAGAACGCCACCGCCGCCCCCTCCGGCACGTTCGAGACCGCCGACGGGCCGCTCAACATCGCCGCCAACCAGCAGGCTCAGTTCGAGACGCTGTGCCGGCTCATCGGGCGGCCCGACCTGCCCGCCGATCCCCGCTTCGCCGAGCGTGAAGCGCGCAAGACCCACCGGCAGGACCTCAACCGTGAGCTCAATCAGGCGCTGCGGGCCAAGACCGCGCTGGAATGGGAGGAGATGCTCGCCCGCGAGGGCGTGCCCGCCGCCCGCATTCTCACCGTCCCGCAAGCGCTCGCACTCCACCAGGTACGTCAGCGTGGCTTCCTGACGGAGGTGCCGTTCGCGGGAGCGGGCGAGCGGCAGGTCACCGTCACGGGGAACGGCGTGGTCGTCGACGGCGTCGCCCTCCGCCCACGAGGGTCCGCCCCGCGGCTCGGGGAGCACAACGACGAGTTCGGGGTGGCGTCATGA
- a CDS encoding HhH-GPD-type base excision DNA repair protein has translation MVRLVDDPEADKLLSEDPFALLTGMLLDQQIAMEIAFIGPKKIADRMGGFSVTKIAESDLEEFVELCVTKPAIHRYGGSMARRVHALAQYVVEHYDGRTEAIWTTGDPDGKEVLKRLKALPGYGEQKARIFLALLGKQLGVQPPGWREAAGPYGEEGSHRSIADVTGPESLAEVRAFKKAAKAKG, from the coding sequence ATGGTGCGTTTGGTCGACGATCCAGAAGCCGACAAGCTCCTCTCCGAGGACCCGTTCGCCCTGCTGACGGGCATGCTCCTCGATCAGCAGATCGCCATGGAGATCGCCTTCATCGGGCCGAAGAAGATCGCGGACCGGATGGGCGGCTTCAGCGTCACGAAGATCGCCGAATCCGACCTCGAGGAGTTCGTCGAGCTCTGCGTGACCAAGCCGGCGATCCACCGTTACGGCGGGTCGATGGCGAGGCGGGTGCACGCGCTGGCGCAGTATGTCGTGGAGCACTACGACGGGCGCACCGAGGCGATCTGGACCACGGGCGACCCCGACGGCAAGGAGGTGCTCAAGCGCCTCAAGGCCCTGCCCGGCTACGGCGAGCAGAAAGCGCGGATCTTCCTCGCCCTGCTCGGCAAGCAGCTCGGCGTCCAGCCGCCGGGCTGGCGCGAAGCCGCCGGTCCGTACGGCGAGGAGGGCTCGCACCGCTCGATCGCCGACGTGACGGGGCCGGAGTCGCTCGCCGAGGTCCGCGCCTTCAAGAAGGCAGCCAAGGCGAAGGGCTAG
- a CDS encoding ThuA domain-containing protein, translated as MRSKLSVAAATGAAALLLTATAPSSAASPVPAQNLGDPDYGVCRGTDPRCYHDWGNFDPAKGYKLLVYSRTAGPRHAHLGTPLGPGLNPPLNDNNVAVKAVIKLGQENGFAVDYTEDVTQLSSAGRLLPYNAVMFLSTTRDTLDDAAQTALRQYVRAGGGFIGVHNAFGTEYNWPWYEGLLGNANFYDHSANQPGTVVTVGHRDASTQGLPRTWAFTDEWYNLVPAPTRVRVLAEVDESTLARGVRGSLGHPGHGEHHPVSWCQYYDGGKAWLTTLGHDVKAWTDEPMDGDQYFTQHLLGGVKSVLGMVPFCR; from the coding sequence ATGCGCAGCAAACTCTCCGTCGCCGCCGCCACCGGAGCGGCGGCCCTCCTGCTCACCGCCACTGCTCCCAGCTCCGCCGCGTCCCCCGTGCCGGCGCAGAACCTTGGTGATCCCGACTACGGCGTCTGCCGGGGCACCGACCCCCGCTGTTACCACGACTGGGGCAACTTCGACCCGGCCAAGGGCTACAAGCTGCTCGTCTACAGCCGCACCGCCGGCCCCCGCCACGCACACCTCGGCACGCCGCTCGGCCCCGGACTCAACCCGCCGCTCAACGACAACAACGTGGCCGTCAAAGCGGTGATCAAGCTCGGACAGGAGAACGGCTTCGCGGTCGACTACACCGAGGACGTCACCCAGTTGTCGTCAGCGGGCCGCCTGCTGCCGTACAACGCGGTCATGTTCCTCAGCACCACCCGCGACACCCTGGACGACGCCGCGCAGACCGCGTTGCGCCAGTACGTCCGCGCCGGCGGCGGCTTCATCGGCGTGCACAACGCCTTCGGCACCGAATACAACTGGCCCTGGTACGAGGGGCTGCTCGGCAACGCCAACTTCTACGACCACAGCGCCAACCAGCCCGGCACCGTCGTCACCGTCGGCCACCGCGACGCCTCCACCCAAGGCCTGCCCCGGACCTGGGCCTTCACCGACGAGTGGTACAACCTCGTCCCCGCACCGACCCGCGTCCGCGTGCTGGCCGAGGTGGACGAGAGCACCCTGGCCCGAGGGGTGCGCGGCAGCCTCGGACACCCCGGCCACGGCGAGCACCACCCGGTGAGCTGGTGCCAGTACTACGACGGCGGCAAAGCCTGGCTCACCACCCTCGGCCACGACGTCAAGGCCTGGACCGACGAACCCATGGACGGCGACCAATACTTCACCCAGCATCTGCTGGGCGGCGTCAAATCCGTGCTCGGCATGGTCCCGTTCTGCCGCTGA